GTTTTACCACCGCCACCTTTTGTCCCCGGATTGAAAAGTGTAAACTCTCTAATTGTATTGTTATCACCGATGATTAGTTCAACATCTTCACCTTCGAACTTTAAATCTTGAGGGATTGAACCGATAACAGCGTGTGAAAAAATCTCATTGTTTTTTCCAATTGTCGTTTTACCATAGATACAAGCACCTTGTGCTATTTTTGTACCATCTCCGATTACAGCTTCGCTAGATACGTGGCAAAATGGTCCAATCTCAACATTTTCACCGATAACTGCACCATCTTCGATGATTGCTAGTTTGGAAATATTACTCAATTTTTAACCTTATTTATCTACGATCATAGCTTTTAGTTCAGCTTCACTTGTTAACTTACCATCAACATAAGCTTCACCTTTTAGTAACCAGATAGCACCTTTGTGTTTGATAACAGAGATTCTGTATTCAAGTCTGTCACCAGGTTTTACAGGGTTTCTAAATTTTGCTTTATCGATACTCATGAAGTAAACAACTTTGTTTTTTACTTCCTCTTCACTTAAATCGTCCATACTTTTGAAAGCTAAAACACCGCCTGCTTGTGCCATACCTTCTAGGATCATAACACCTGGGTAGATCGGGTGACCAGGAAAGTGTCCTTCAAATACCGGTTCAGAAATAGATACGTTTTTGTAACCTACAAGTGATTCGTTTTTTACGATCTCTGTAATTCTGTCAACAAGTAAGAAAGGGTAACGGTGAGGTAATATGTTTTGAATCTCTACAACATCCATAATCATAGTTTTATAGCCTTAGATAATAATTTTGGATATTTTACCTAAAAATTCATTATAAAATTATTATCTTTTCTTTTGTGTCCTCATAAGTTGTCGCATCAAGTTGTATGGTGAGTTTTGTATCGGGGATGTTTTCAACCACTATGATAGGACTCAGATCGTAGTCGGTATTGTTTATTTCTTTTCTAAAAGTTAACTCTTGTTCATACGATAAAGGGTTGTAGATAAGCTCTTTTACACTTTTATAGTTAGTAGAATTTTGCTTATTGAAAAACTCCAAAGTGATTAGTTTTATCTCTTCACGGTTAAAGTAGTGGATGTTGTGAGCTGCAAACTCTATGCGCCCTTGTGCTTTTTTTCTAGGAAGTGTAGAGTAGGAGAGGGCATAAGCATCAAGAACATCTTTTTTACCACTGATAAGCTTGAAGTTGAACTGTCTATAGTTTAAAAACTTTTGTTTGATGATTTTATATTCTATACTTTTGTCTTCGAGTTCGTTACGGTAACTGTACATCTCTAAGCGCTCTTCGATCGAAGCAGGCAGAGTTTGTCCCGAAATTGGAGAGAACATCTCATCCATCAGTTTGTCTTGTTGCTCTCTTTGCATTGTTAAACCAAAAAGACAACCGCAGTAGTCTTGACGATAAAGCTGTTCCTCTTTTGTCACGCGGGATTGATCCTGCGTACCGCCTCCGCTTCTGTAATCTACGGCAATAAATTCAACACCGTGTTTTTCATGAAAATCATCGCCTACACGTTTGAGCTGTTCTTGGGATTTTAGCGGGCTGACAAGTAAAGTTGTAGTGATCTTTTTTTCGCCGAGTTCAAGCGCTTTTTTTGCACTTGTGATGAAGCGTTTGTCAAAACATACCTCACAACGGGCACCTTTTTCAGGCTCTTTTTCTAGTCCGCGTACAGCATCGATCCAGTTTTCAAAGTCGTATTCACCTTCAAGCAGATCGATGCCAAGCTTTTTACATGAACGCTGAACATCAAGGTAGCGCAGCTGATACTCTGAATATGGATGGATGTTAGGATCGTAAAAAAAACCGGTTAACTTTTCCTCCGGGAAATCATGTTGGAGCTTCTCTAAGAAAAAGTGAGAGTCAACCGAACAGCAGATATGAACTAGCATTATTACCTTTCAAACTATTTATGAAATTATAGTTGAAATCTTATAATAAAGAAAGATGATGAATTGTTTTAAAAAATATTTTAAGTAGAAAATTATTAAGAGGAGAAAAATGGAGCTATAAAAGCCCCATTAAAAAGAAGTAAAGCTTACGCTCTTTCTTTGAAGATCTCAATTGAGTTGATCTCGTCTTGCATACGAATATCGTCAAGAACAGACATAGATGCAGTGTCATCTTCTTCGATACCACCGAACACAGTGTGAACACCGTCTAAGTGTGGACAAGGAACGAAACAGATAAAGAACTGGCTACCACCTGTGTTTGGTCCAGCGTGAGCCATAGATAATGTTCCTTTTACGTGTTTGTGAGTGTTTTTGTCAGTTTCACAAGCGATAGCCCAGTCAGGTCCACCTGTACCAGTTCCGTGTGGACATCCACCTTGTGCCATGAAACCTGGAATAACTCTGTGGAAGTTTAAGTTGTTGTAAAAACCTGTACTTGCTAAGTGTGCAAAGTTTGCAACAGTGTTTGGTGTCTCTTCTGGGTAAAGTTTGATCCAGATATCACCTTTATTTGTAGATACTTTTGCCCATTGGAACTCATTAACGTTTGTTAAGTCGTACTCTTTTAGTTGTCTTCCGAACATATTATTGCCTTTTTATTTTTTTGAAATTATAGTGAAAGTTGATAAATTTTGTATAATTCTTTTATGAAAGAACTATTAATTAAGTTTCAGAACTACCTGATACTTCGCTTTAATGCCATAACAATTCGTCAAGCAAATATTATTACAACTCTGGTTATATTGCTTTTTACAATTGTATTTGCATATTTGCTGATCAAAGAAAATTACCACGATTACGAAAAAACACTTTCAAAACAACACCACGATCAAGTTGTGGGAATAGAACAAGAATACAACTATGAACTGGCTCAAGAGAAGTTAAAATCACTTTTGATCAAAAATACCTTGGCAATTGCAACCCTCGCTTTTATACTTTTTGCGATCATGCTGGGATTTTATAAAATTTTTAACACCTTGCTGCAACGCGATATGGAATCGTTTCTGGCATTTTTTAAAGATGCCGCACATACCGATCAGGTGCTTAATCCCAATACGATTCTTTTTAAAGAGTTTAAAACAATGGGAACGCATGTGAATGAGATGGTAGATACTATCAATGAACAAAAGAGATCACTTAAAGAGCTAAATCTGAACCTTGAAGATAAAGTAAAAGCAAAAACGCAAGACTTAGAACGCATCCTAAATGCACAAAAAGAGTTCTTACGTTACACGGTACATGAAACAAATACGCCACTTAGTGTTATACTTACATCTTTAGAACTTTATGAGATGGAACATGAGAAAGACAGACACCTCTCTAAAGTGGAAGCAGCGGCAAAAAATATCTTTAATATCTATGATGATCTGAGTTATCTGGTAAAAAAAGAGCATGTTGATTATCCGAAAGCTTCGATCGACATAAATAAGTTTGTAAAAAGCAGGGTAGAGTTCTTTACCGAAGTCGCACACCTATCCAAAGTTTCATTTTCATTCGTGAGTGAAGTGGAAGATGTGTATATCTTTTTTAATAAGACAAAACTGCAACGTATTATAGATAACTCTATTACAAATGCGATCAAGTATACTTTTCAAAACGAGGTTGTCGATATAAAACTTACTAAAACGATTCAGTATGTGGAGTTTTCTATAGGCAGTCATTCTCAACCTATAAAAGATGTAGATAAGATCTTTGATGAGTATTACAGAGAAGAGAACAAAAGTATAGCAAGTGAAAAAGGGTTTGGAATAGGTTTGAGGCTGGTGAAAAATATATGTGATGAAGAGGGAGTTGAGATCGTAATTGATTCAAACGAAAAACAAAATACTTTTAAGTTCAGATTTAAAGTGATGGGTGAATAATGAAAATACTCTTATTAGAAGATGAGGTGATGTTAAATGAATCTATCTGTGAGTATTTAGAATCATTCGGTCATGTCGTAGAGCCTTTTTTTGACGGACAGGAAGCATTTGATGCTATGCAGAAAAACAGCTATGACCTTTTCATCCTAGATATTAACGTCCCTCAAATTGACGGACTCACTATTCTTGAACAGTTACATGCTTTAAAGATTCATGTCCCTACTATCTATATAAGTGCACTGGTAGATATAGAAGATATATCCCGTGCATACAACTTAGGGTGTTACGATTATCTTAAAAAACCTTTCCATCTAAAAGAATTAGCACTGAGAATTGATAGAATAGTTGCAACATCCAAAACACCGAATGTACATCTTGTACTTTCGAAAAACTATAGTTACGATCAGAAACACAAAACGTTGTTTTTTCAACAAGAACCGCAAACACTTACAAAGAAACAAACTCAGATTATCGATCTACTGGCGAGAAACAGGGGCTTGGTAGTGGACTTTGAACAGTTTCAAGAGTATGTTTGGAGTGATACAATAGTTGACAATGCTACGATTCGTGCCGAGGTAAACAGACTAAAAAAGATTCTTAAAGAGGATATAGTCACAAATGTTCGCGGTATGGGTTACATGATCGAAAAAAACTAGTTACTTTTTTACACACCTACAAAAACAAAACCAAAAATCTCCCAATATTTTCCTTTTGCTACGTTCATGCTATTTTTCTTCTTTAGCATTAGAGTTGAATAGTTTAACGGGGAGAAACTAAATGAAAAAAGTAGTAACAACATCACTTGTAAGTCTTGGACTTCTTTCAAGTGTAAGTTTAGATGCGGCTGAGAATCTTAGCACTATGTTTTCTGAGGGGAAAGCAAGGGGACAGATTCGTATGTTTGCAATCGATCGTGATTATGTAAATAAAGATTTACATCGTAGTGGTCTATCTTTAGGTGGACATCTAAAGTATGAAACAGCTGATTATACAGGATTAAGTTTCGGTGCAGCATTTTATACAGTAAATAGACTAGATACATGGACAGATGTTGCAGAACCAGCTATATTTGGTCCTAATGATGGTAGTTATGACCTTTTAGGTGAAGCATATTTACAATATACTCGTGGAAATACTACATTTAAAGGTGGTCGTCAAAAACTTGATACTCCTTTAGCTGGCAGTGATGATGCTAGAACATTACCAAACTTGTTTGAAGCATATATTGTTACAAATACAGATATTAAAGATACTACAATCGTAGCTGGACATATTACAAAGTTTGCTCAGGGTACATTTGGTCGTGTATATGATGCATCGGCAGACGAAGCAAATGCACTTTTAGCTGTAACGGCAGGTTACTCAGCTGTAGATACGCGTAACCAAGCTGGTAGTTTTGTAAATATGGGTACATATGCTATCGATGAAAAAACTGCAGGTGTAACTGTAGCTGCAGCTGTTTATACAGGTGTTGAAAACCTTAAAGTACAAGTATGGGATTACTATGCTCATGATATTTTAAATGCTATCTATGCTGATGCTAATTATGGTGTGAAACTTGATGGTTATTCTCCATATGTTGCAGCACAGTTTATTAGAGAAGATGCTATAGGCGATAAACTACTTGGTGAAGTTTCATCTATGTATGGTGCTGCAAAAGCCGGTGTTAAATTCGGTGGATTTAATGTATATGCTGCATATTCACAAACAACAGAATCCAATGGTAATGCATTACTAAAATCTATTATCACTCCATGGGGTGGTATGCCTGCTTATACACAAGGTATGGTAACTCGTCACCAATTTTTAGCTGGAACAAAAGCGACAAAAGTTGCTGGAACATATAGTTTTAAAGATATGGGTGTAAATTTATCAACAACTGCATACTATGCATCTTTTGATATGGATGACAATAGTGGATACGGTACTGCACGTACAGCTACTGAAAGCGGTTTTGATGCTATTTACTATCCAGAAGCAGTGAAAAACCTTCAGTTACGTTTACGTGGAAACTTTCCAAGAGATTTTATAGGTACTGTTGGTTGGAATGAATATAGATTTATAGTAAACTATAATTTCTAGAAAAAAGGAGAGAAGATGAATAAAGAATTAATTGAACAGATTAAGTCTAATCCGGACTACCAAACATTGGTAAAGAAAAGAACATCTTTTGCAATCGTTTTAACAATTGTAATGTTAATAGTTTACTTTGCATTTATTTTAACAATAGCATTTGAACCGTCATTACTTGGACAACCGTTAAGTAGTGATAGCGTAACAACTATCGGTATTCCTGTTGGAATCACTGTAATTGTGATTGCATTTATACTTACAGGTATTTACACAGTAAGAGCAAACGGTGAGTTTGATGAACTTGCAAACAGAGTGAAAAACTCTGTTAAAGGGGATAAGTAATGAATAGAGCTTTTTTATTTTTAATTTTAGGGTCTATCGCTGTATTTGCAAGCGGTGCAATTGAAGGTGAGGTAGCAAAACAAGGTTTAAATGTTTCTGCAATCGTAATGTTCTTAATCTTTGTAAGTGGTACTTTAGGTATTACTTACTGGGCTGCTAAACGTACAAAATCTGCAAAAGATTTCTATACTGCAGGTGGTGGAATTACTGGTTTTCAAAACGGTATGGCGATCGCGGGTGACTATATGTCAGCGGCATCTTTCCTAGGGATTTCAGGTCTTGTTTACTTAAAAGGATACGATGGACTTATCTACTCTATCGGTTTTTTAGTTGGTTGGCCAATCATCCTTTTCTTAATTGCTGAGCCTTTAAGAAATCTTGGTAAATATACGTTTGCAGACGTTGCGTCGTACAGATTACGTCAAACACCTATCCGTACATTGGCGGCATTTGGTTCAATTGCAACAGTTATTCTTTACCTGATCGCACAAATGGTTGGTTCTGGAAAGTTAATTCAGCTTTTATTCGGTCTTAACTATGAAGTAGCGGTAATTCTTGTTGGTGTACTAATGGTACTTTACGTAACATTCGGTGGTATGCTTGCAACTACTTGGGTACAGATCATTAAAGCGTTCCTATTATTATCTGGTGCTACATTTATGGCAATCGCTGTTATGGCACATTACGATTTCTCATTTGGTTCGTTATTTGCAAAAGCTGTTGAAGTAAAAGGTGAGGCTATTATGAGTCCGGGTGGTCTTGTAAGTGATCCTATTTCAGCTATTTCACTTGCGATCGCATTAATGTTTGGTACAGCTGGTTTACCACATATCTTAATGAGATTTTTTACTGTAAGTGATGCAAAAGAAGCACGTAAATCTGTTTTCTTTGCAACTGGATTTATTGGATATTTCTATATTCTTACGTTCATCATCGGTTTCGGTGCGATTGTAATGGTATTCCAAAATCCACAATATTTAGATTTAGCAAAACAAGCGATCTCTGGTGGAAGCCCGATCCTTGGCGGTAACAACATGGCGGCAATTCACTTAAGTCATGCGGTAGGCGGAGATTTCTTCTTAGGATTTATCTCGGCAGTTGCATTCGCTACTATCTTAGCGGTTGTTTCAGGTTTAACACTTGCAGGTGCTTCGGCAATTTCACACGACCTTTACGCATCTGTGTTTAAAAAAGGTGAAGTTGATTCTATGAAAGAGATGAGAGTTTCTAAAATTGCAACTATCGTTCTTGGAATCGTAGCTATCATTATGGGTATCGCGTTTGAGAAACAAAACATCGCATTCGTTGTGGGTCTTGCTTTTGCTATTGCAGCATCGGCTAACTTCCCTGTACTTTTCCTTTCAATGTACTGGAGAAAATTAACAACTCGCGGTGCGGTAATCGGTGGTAGTTTAGGTCTTGCTACGGCAGTTATCCTAGTTATCCTTGGTCCGATTGTTTGGGTACAAATCTTAGGAAATGCAGAAGCAATTTTCCCATATAAATATCCGGCACTTTTCTCAGTGTTAGTATCGTTTGTTGGTATCTGGTTCTTCTCAATCACAGATAATTCTGAAAATGCGAAAAATGAACAAGAGATGTTCGAAGCGCAATATATTAGAAGCCAAACTGGAATTGGTGCAGAGGGTGCAGTAGAGCATTAAAAAATGAGTATATTAGATCAAAGACGTTTAATCGAGTCTATCCATCCTTTCGAATTGTTAAGTTCCTTTGAACTTGACAATTTGATGTCCAAGATAGATATTGCATATTATCCAAAAGAAACCTTACTAATCTCTCGGGATTTAGAGAGTATCGCTTTTTATATTATTATAAAAGGGCAGGTCGCAGA
Above is a window of Sulfurimonas marina DNA encoding:
- a CDS encoding OprD family outer membrane porin, which produces MKKVVTTSLVSLGLLSSVSLDAAENLSTMFSEGKARGQIRMFAIDRDYVNKDLHRSGLSLGGHLKYETADYTGLSFGAAFYTVNRLDTWTDVAEPAIFGPNDGSYDLLGEAYLQYTRGNTTFKGGRQKLDTPLAGSDDARTLPNLFEAYIVTNTDIKDTTIVAGHITKFAQGTFGRVYDASADEANALLAVTAGYSAVDTRNQAGSFVNMGTYAIDEKTAGVTVAAAVYTGVENLKVQVWDYYAHDILNAIYADANYGVKLDGYSPYVAAQFIREDAIGDKLLGEVSSMYGAAKAGVKFGGFNVYAAYSQTTESNGNALLKSIITPWGGMPAYTQGMVTRHQFLAGTKATKVAGTYSFKDMGVNLSTTAYYASFDMDDNSGYGTARTATESGFDAIYYPEAVKNLQLRLRGNFPRDFIGTVGWNEYRFIVNYNF
- a CDS encoding DUF485 domain-containing protein, which encodes MNKELIEQIKSNPDYQTLVKKRTSFAIVLTIVMLIVYFAFILTIAFEPSLLGQPLSSDSVTTIGIPVGITVIVIAFILTGIYTVRANGEFDELANRVKNSVKGDK
- a CDS encoding cation acetate symporter; protein product: MNRAFLFLILGSIAVFASGAIEGEVAKQGLNVSAIVMFLIFVSGTLGITYWAAKRTKSAKDFYTAGGGITGFQNGMAIAGDYMSAASFLGISGLVYLKGYDGLIYSIGFLVGWPIILFLIAEPLRNLGKYTFADVASYRLRQTPIRTLAAFGSIATVILYLIAQMVGSGKLIQLLFGLNYEVAVILVGVLMVLYVTFGGMLATTWVQIIKAFLLLSGATFMAIAVMAHYDFSFGSLFAKAVEVKGEAIMSPGGLVSDPISAISLAIALMFGTAGLPHILMRFFTVSDAKEARKSVFFATGFIGYFYILTFIIGFGAIVMVFQNPQYLDLAKQAISGGSPILGGNNMAAIHLSHAVGGDFFLGFISAVAFATILAVVSGLTLAGASAISHDLYASVFKKGEVDSMKEMRVSKIATIVLGIVAIIMGIAFEKQNIAFVVGLAFAIAASANFPVLFLSMYWRKLTTRGAVIGGSLGLATAVILVILGPIVWVQILGNAEAIFPYKYPALFSVLVSFVGIWFFSITDNSENAKNEQEMFEAQYIRSQTGIGAEGAVEH
- a CDS encoding peptidylprolyl isomerase encodes the protein MFGRQLKEYDLTNVNEFQWAKVSTNKGDIWIKLYPEETPNTVANFAHLASTGFYNNLNFHRVIPGFMAQGGCPHGTGTGGPDWAIACETDKNTHKHVKGTLSMAHAGPNTGGSQFFICFVPCPHLDGVHTVFGGIEEDDTASMSVLDDIRMQDEINSIEIFKERA
- the fabZ gene encoding 3-hydroxyacyl-ACP dehydratase FabZ — encoded protein: MMDVVEIQNILPHRYPFLLVDRITEIVKNESLVGYKNVSISEPVFEGHFPGHPIYPGVMILEGMAQAGGVLAFKSMDDLSEEEVKNKVVYFMSIDKAKFRNPVKPGDRLEYRISVIKHKGAIWLLKGEAYVDGKLTSEAELKAMIVDK
- a CDS encoding sensor histidine kinase; this encodes MKELLIKFQNYLILRFNAITIRQANIITTLVILLFTIVFAYLLIKENYHDYEKTLSKQHHDQVVGIEQEYNYELAQEKLKSLLIKNTLAIATLAFILFAIMLGFYKIFNTLLQRDMESFLAFFKDAAHTDQVLNPNTILFKEFKTMGTHVNEMVDTINEQKRSLKELNLNLEDKVKAKTQDLERILNAQKEFLRYTVHETNTPLSVILTSLELYEMEHEKDRHLSKVEAAAKNIFNIYDDLSYLVKKEHVDYPKASIDINKFVKSRVEFFTEVAHLSKVSFSFVSEVEDVYIFFNKTKLQRIIDNSITNAIKYTFQNEVVDIKLTKTIQYVEFSIGSHSQPIKDVDKIFDEYYREENKSIASEKGFGIGLRLVKNICDEEGVEIVIDSNEKQNTFKFRFKVMGE
- a CDS encoding epoxyqueuosine reductase QueH; the encoded protein is MLVHICCSVDSHFFLEKLQHDFPEEKLTGFFYDPNIHPYSEYQLRYLDVQRSCKKLGIDLLEGEYDFENWIDAVRGLEKEPEKGARCEVCFDKRFITSAKKALELGEKKITTTLLVSPLKSQEQLKRVGDDFHEKHGVEFIAVDYRSGGGTQDQSRVTKEEQLYRQDYCGCLFGLTMQREQQDKLMDEMFSPISGQTLPASIEERLEMYSYRNELEDKSIEYKIIKQKFLNYRQFNFKLISGKKDVLDAYALSYSTLPRKKAQGRIEFAAHNIHYFNREEIKLITLEFFNKQNSTNYKSVKELIYNPLSYEQELTFRKEINNTDYDLSPIIVVENIPDTKLTIQLDATTYEDTKEKIIIL
- a CDS encoding response regulator transcription factor, translated to MKILLLEDEVMLNESICEYLESFGHVVEPFFDGQEAFDAMQKNSYDLFILDINVPQIDGLTILEQLHALKIHVPTIYISALVDIEDISRAYNLGCYDYLKKPFHLKELALRIDRIVATSKTPNVHLVLSKNYSYDQKHKTLFFQQEPQTLTKKQTQIIDLLARNRGLVVDFEQFQEYVWSDTIVDNATIRAEVNRLKKILKEDIVTNVRGMGYMIEKN